In a genomic window of Pirellulaceae bacterium:
- a CDS encoding sulfatase-like hydrolase/transferase — protein sequence MKKLLLLCGSIVLGSLFFVESHASDRPNFLWISTEDISPHLKCYGDSQAITPHLDELAREGVRYSHAFTTAGVCAPCRSGIITGMYQSTLGTQHMRCTASLPDFIKPFPVYLREAGYYCTNHQKTDYQFKHPRTTWDEEGKSHWRSRKDKSQPFFSVFNFKGTHEGPVANPNAYRAFTKDLPSSHRQDPSKLELPPYYPDTPTVRAAWKRYYELITVMDAWAGDLIQQLKDDGLYEDTIIFFWSDHGAGLPRAKRWLYDSGTHIPLIVRIPEKWRTQGRGEPGTVSNRLISSIDFGPTVLQMAGTSIPSHVQGQPFLGSSTTPARDYVYGARDRMDERYDIIRMVRDQRYKYLRNYLPTETYYQHINTAEKGQVMQEIRRLAKTNELPPAAQRLMSSTKTPEELYDTEVDPHEIHNLATDPKYRHVLERMRQAHLAWVHETKDLGLIPEPIIAERAKRLGSEYSILRQTDGDAYNRRLAAIARAASSGTDALPELSDAMADPDDAIRYWGATGIGNIGLPASDRAAEAMENALRDQSSAVRTAAARALCRMNQPEIALPVLIHELTTGTQWERLHAAIALDEIDEQARPVMEAMKEGMKYQAGFNSKGKYRVRVTNRALNDLKGTENKVP from the coding sequence ATGAAGAAACTGTTGTTGCTCTGCGGTAGCATCGTGCTTGGTTCTCTGTTTTTCGTTGAATCACACGCGAGTGATCGGCCGAATTTCCTTTGGATCAGTACGGAAGATATTAGTCCTCATCTGAAATGTTACGGTGATTCGCAAGCGATCACACCTCATTTGGATGAGTTGGCACGTGAAGGCGTCAGGTACAGTCATGCATTTACGACGGCCGGCGTTTGCGCACCGTGTCGCTCTGGAATCATTACCGGCATGTATCAAAGCACGCTAGGTACGCAGCACATGCGTTGTACGGCCAGTTTGCCTGATTTTATCAAGCCTTTTCCTGTTTACTTGCGTGAAGCTGGCTATTACTGCACCAATCATCAGAAAACAGACTATCAATTTAAGCATCCACGTACGACTTGGGATGAAGAAGGGAAATCGCACTGGCGCAGTCGGAAGGACAAGTCCCAGCCGTTTTTTTCTGTTTTCAATTTCAAAGGGACCCACGAAGGGCCTGTCGCCAATCCAAATGCTTATCGTGCGTTCACGAAGGATTTGCCATCATCTCACCGACAAGATCCGAGCAAACTTGAGCTGCCACCGTATTATCCGGATACGCCAACTGTCCGAGCAGCATGGAAACGTTACTACGAACTGATCACGGTAATGGATGCTTGGGCGGGTGACCTAATTCAACAGCTCAAAGATGATGGGCTTTACGAGGACACGATTATCTTTTTTTGGTCCGATCACGGCGCGGGATTGCCGAGAGCGAAGCGATGGTTGTATGACTCGGGAACACACATTCCGTTGATCGTTCGCATTCCCGAAAAATGGCGTACGCAGGGACGGGGTGAGCCGGGAACGGTATCGAATCGCCTCATCAGCTCAATCGATTTCGGACCTACCGTGCTTCAGATGGCCGGGACCTCCATTCCATCCCATGTACAGGGGCAACCGTTCCTTGGCTCCTCAACCACACCTGCGCGTGATTACGTTTACGGGGCTCGTGACCGAATGGACGAACGCTATGACATTATTCGAATGGTGCGTGATCAGCGGTACAAGTATCTGCGCAATTACCTGCCGACCGAAACCTACTATCAACACATCAATACGGCTGAAAAAGGCCAAGTGATGCAGGAAATTCGGCGGTTGGCTAAGACGAATGAGCTTCCTCCTGCCGCTCAACGGTTGATGTCATCCACCAAGACCCCCGAAGAACTGTACGATACTGAGGTGGATCCTCATGAAATTCACAACTTGGCAACTGATCCAAAGTATCGGCACGTTTTAGAGCGAATGCGTCAGGCACATCTCGCTTGGGTGCACGAGACGAAGGATCTGGGTTTGATTCCGGAACCGATCATTGCAGAACGCGCAAAGCGGCTTGGAAGCGAGTATTCAATTTTGCGTCAGACAGACGGAGATGCTTACAATCGTCGATTGGCTGCGATTGCACGGGCGGCTTCCAGTGGGACGGACGCTTTGCCTGAGCTTAGCGATGCGATGGCAGATCCGGATGACGCAATTCGATATTGGGGCGCAACGGGGATTGGTAACATTGGTCTGCCTGCCAGTGATCGGGCGGCGGAGGCGATGGAAAATGCCTTGCGGGATCAGTCATCCGCTGTACGCACTGCTGCTGCCAGAGCTCTTTGTCGAATGAATCAACCTGAAATTGCACTGCCAGTGTTGATTCATGAATTGACAACGGGTACGCAATGGGAACGCCTGCACGCCGCGATCGCCCTTGATGAAATTGACGAACAGGCGCGACCTGTGATGGAAGCGATGAAGGAAGGAATGAAATATCAAGCAGGTTTCAATTCCAAAGGGAAGTATCGGGTACGCGTCACGAATCGAGCTTTGAATGATCTCAAGGGTACCGAAAATA